The following are encoded in a window of Panicum virgatum strain AP13 chromosome 5N, P.virgatum_v5, whole genome shotgun sequence genomic DNA:
- the LOC120676141 gene encoding S-adenosylmethionine synthase 1, with the protein MAAESFLFTSESVNEGHPDKLCDQVSDAVLDACLAQDPDSKVACETCTKTNMVMVFGEITTKATVDYEKIVRDTCREIGFTSDDVGLDADRCKVLVNIEQQSPDIAQGVHGHFTKRPEEIGAGDQGHMFGYATDETPELMPLSHVLATKLGARLTEVRKNGTCAWLRPDGKTQVTVEYLNEGGAMVPVRVHTVLISTQHDETVTNDEIAADLKEHVIKPVIPEKYLDEKTIFHLNPSGRFVIGGPHGDAGLTGRKIIIDTYGGWGAHGGGAFSGKDPTKVDRSGAYIARQAAKSIVASGLARRCLVQVSYAIGVPEPLSVFVDSYGTGTIPDKEILKIVKENFDFRPGMITINLDLKKGGNRFIKTAAYGHFGRDDADFTWEVVKPLKFEKASA; encoded by the coding sequence ATGGCGGCGGAGAGCTTCCTCTTCACCTCCGAGTCCGTGAACGAGGGGCACCCCGACAAGCTGTGCGACCAGGTGTCGGACGCCGTCCTGGACGCGTGCCTGGCGCAGGACCCCGACAGCAAGGTGGCCTGCGAGACCTGCACCAAGACAAACATGGTGATGGTGTTCGGCGAGATCACCACCAAGGCCACCGTCGACTACGAGAAGATCGTGCGCGACACCTGCCGCGAGATCGGCTTCACCTCCGACGACGTGGGCCTCGACGCCGACCGCTGCAAGGTGCTCGTCAACATCGAACAGCAGTCCCCCGACATCGCGCAGGGCGTGCACGGCCACTTCACCAAGCGCCCCGAGGAGATCGGCGCCGGCGACCAGGGCCACATGTTCGGCTACGCCACCGACGAGACCCCCGAGCTGATGCCGCTCAGCCACGTGCTCGCCACCAAGCTCGGCGCGCGCCTCACCGAGGTCCGCAAGAACGGCACCTGCGCCTGGCTCAGGCCCGACGGCAAGACCCAGGTCACCGTCGAGTACCTCAACGAGGGCGGCGCCATGGTCCCCGTCCGCGTCCACACCGTCCTCATCTCCACCCAGCACGACGAGACCGTCACCAACGACGAGATCGCCGCCGACCTCAAGGAGCACGTCATCAAGCCCGTCATCCCGGAGAAGTACCTCGACGAGAAGACCATCTTCCACCTCAACCCGTCGGGCCGCTTCGTCATCGGAGGCCCCCACGGCGACGCGGGGCTCACCGGCCGCAAGATCATCATTGACACCTACGGCGGCTGGGGCGCCCACGGTGGCGGCGCCTTCTCCGGCAAGGACCCCACCAAGGTCGACCGCAGCGGTGCCTACATCGCCAGGCAGGCGGCCAAGAGCATCGTGGCCAGCGGCCtcgcccgccgctgcctcgTGCAGGTGTCCTACGCCATCGGCGTGCCCGAGCCCCTGTCGGTGTTCGTCGACTCGTACGGCACCGGCACGATCCCCGACAAGGAGATTCTCAAGATCGTCAAGGAGAACTTCGACTTCAGGCCCGGGATGATCACCATCAACCTCGACCTCAAGAAGGGCGGCAACAGGTTCATCAAGACCGCCGCCTATGGCCACTTCGGGCGTGACGACGCCGACTTCACCTGGGAGGTGGTGAAGCCCCTCAAGTTCGAAAAGGCATCAGCTTAG